The following nucleotide sequence is from Pseudobdellovibrionaceae bacterium.
CATAACTTTTAGATTTCTCATCGGGCCCCTCCTCCTGCTTCACCTACTGGTCTCAATGAATCAGCCACCACGTCCGTCACTAAGCTATAGGCTTCAAACGTCACATCAAATCTTAAAGGCGGAGATTTTCCCGAGGTGAGGTCCGTGGCCGACAACTGTCCCGCACTGATTCTTAAACGTTTAAGTGTAATGATATCATCAGTTCTTGTCAGGTAAGATAAAAACCTCATGACTTGAGCATAGTTTCCGCTAAATGAAGTGCTGATTTCAAAAGGTCGTATGTAATTGGCAATATCAAACCAATCAGGAGCATTACCACCTACTTTACGGGCCACTGGTGGTGAAGCTCCACTTCCCGTTCTGCCATCAGAAATACTTTCAAAGAAAATCCCTGCGGCACGAGCCTCTTCGGAGATGATTCTTTGCACAGTTTCTGGAGACATCCCCATTTTAAACCGTGCTGCGCGACGACTGGTTTCATTTTTTATCGCCGCAATCTCTTCTTCAATCTTAGGACCTCGTTCAATAGTTTCAACCATCATGGTGTTTTCGGCTTGAATAGTACGTATCTTGCCTTGAGTTTCAGCTCGTCGGGTCTCTACATTAGGAGAGTTGAAAATAAAAAAATAGTAAAAAGCGGCCAGCCCCACGCTGATGAGTAAGGTGTCTCTAAGACTTAACCGCCGTAGTCTATCTTCCACTAACCGAACCCTCCATAATACCTGCTCTTAATCTAAAGGAAACATATCGACCCACTTCATTGCGTAGCTCTTGTTGGTTGTAGATTAAAATATTATTGAAATACTGACTCGCCTCTAAGTTCTGTTGAAACTGAGTGAGGTCGTTTTCAGATACAGCCACACCTTCCACATTGATTCCTGTTCTTTCCAGCTGCACATTGTTGAGCCACACTTGGAAGGGAAGCAGATCTTGAATGGCATCCAAAACCTTAATGGGTAACAAACGATCCTTATCAATTTGTCTAAAGTCGTTAAGCAAAGTACGACTGGCATCCAGCTCTGACTCACGAACTCTGATCTTTGCCACAGCCTCTCGGCTCTCTTCTCTCTGGCGTTCAGCACGTGACAACTGTTGTAAAAGACCACTGATCGCATTGTTGTTTCTACTGACCGTATACTTTTCAACGGCTATTATTGAAATTAGAGGCAGCACAATGATCAACAACTTCATCGACGGCGGCAGCTCTAGTCCTAACTTAATAGGACCACCCGCTTTGTTTCGTTGTAAAATTTCACCATAAGAAAGCTGATTGGCATTTGCTGGAATGGCTAGATTTTCTTGGGTGCGGTCACGCAGAAGGTTAACCTTGATCATCAGTGTCCCCCTCTAAGCGCAAACTTAAACCTAAAGCCACAGTTCCTTTCAAGGCCACTTCGTCTTCATCATCTTCCAAGGCACCTGGTCTAATATCTAAAACACGACGTGGATCAAGAAAGTCTGTCGGCAATTCGAGAACACGTCCCAATGCCTGAGCTAAACCTTTTGTTTTTGCCGCTCCACCCGTTAAAAACACATGCGATAAAGAAATACCTTGGGTGGTGTTTAGAAAGAACTCAAAACTTCCTTGAATCTGATCACACACAGAGTCCAAAGCATTTTCAATCGCTTGAGCAGCCACATCGGGCATTGTGCCCTCTGGCCCCACCTTAAATCTTTCGGCTTCAAAATAAGAAATTTCCGCTGCAGTCTGGATCTCTTGGGTGAAAAAACTTCCTCCAACAGGAAGGTCACGACAGAAGATCACCTCACCACGATGAACCACCACAAAATGCGTAAAAAAGGCACCAATATCCAAAAGTGCCACAGCTTGATCATGGATATCGCCATAATTGTAGTTAAAGATATTGGCTACAGCAAAACCACTCACATCAACATTGCCAACCTTGTAGCCAGAAGCTTCAACAGCAGAAACCACCTTACGTAAATGATTTTTCTGAGCCGCCACAATCAAGATATCTATCGTCTCGGCATCACCATTAGATTGCGCTTCTAGAGTCACATAGTCCAAGTTGACTGACCCAAGATCAAAAGGGATATACTGCTCAGCTTCCCATCTCACTTGGTCAGATAACATATTGTCATCCACTTTAGGTATACTGACTTTTTTTACCATCACCGCAGAGCCCACAAGACCTACATTGACCTTTCTTTTACCTAACTTTAATTTTTTGATCACCGAAGCAATCACAGGTTCAAGTGCTTCGGGCTGAATCACTTCGCCTTCTGCCAGTGGGTTATTAGGAATCTTTTCGATAACAAATTTATGGATTGTACTTTTTTTGGTTGAAACTTCCACCAAGGCAGCCTTTACGCTGTCGGATCCTATATCTAGGCCAATATAATGCTTTTTTGAACCGCCAAATAGTGCCAAATTCCCTCTAGTTGTCTTACGTGTTGTTAGCAAAATTCTACTTACTTCGACTTAACATTTTAGCCAAACATTCACCAAAGTCTAAGCCCTCACTTTGGACTTATTTTAGCTAAATCTTAAGTCTATATAAGTAGGCTCGCGCTACTTTATACCCTATTTAATTACAACTGACCGAGACCAGACTGTCAACTAAGGTCTTGGACTTGCTAAGGAAATCTTCACTCTATAAACAGAATCGTCCAACAATACTACGAAGGTCTAGTTTGCGCTACAAACTAGCTCATTAAAAAGTAATAGGCATACGCAGAGAAGATCAAAAAAGGTCCGAAAGGAATGGCAATATTGTGTGAGGATTTTTTTTGTGTAAATAAAATATACGATCCCACAAGAGTCCCTGCCACGCTTGACACCATCAGGATGAACACCAAAGACTGTGCTCCCAAAAGCGCCCCCAGCCATGCCATCAGCTTAATGTCCCCGCCGCCCATACCATCAATGCCTCTAAGTTTTTTATAAAACACTGCGGTCATATAAAAAAATCCACCACCTAAAATGGCACCCAATAAAGAGGCAAACGGAGTTCGGAGTTCGGGATTGATCAGGCTTCCTAAAATCCCGATGACTATTCCAGATAAAGTATAAATATCAGGCAAAAACATGTGTTTATAGTCTATAAAAAAACAGGGCACAGCGGCTGCTGTAAAAACACACAACTCTAAGGTCGTCCATGTGAATCCAGATTTATAGAAGATGGCCAAAAAGAGCAGGCCTGTAAGAAGCTCCACCAACGGATATTCAATAGAAATGCGCTCTTTACACCCCGAACAACGGCCTTTTAAAAACAGCCAAGATATAATGGGAATGTTTTCATAAAATTTGATCTTTTTTTGGCAATGAGGACACGAACTTCCTGGCGAGATCAGGCTGAGTTCCCGCGGCCATCTATAGATCACCACATTGGCAAAGCTCCCAAAACAAGCCCCAAAGGCAAAAGCTAAAACATAGACCCCCATCAGGGTCATTGCACCCGCTTCCATTACGTCAGATCCTTCTCTTCAAACACCACAATGGCTAAGACCAAAAAGATCACCACCCACGACAGACCATAAAGCAAAGACGCTCCATAGGCTGAGGCCGCGTCCCATTCATTGTAAGTCAAATCTGACTTCCAGTTTAACCCTTCCATATTGGGTAAGATCCATAAAAGGATCGGTCCTACCGTCTTTACATATTCTGAAGGAGACAGTTTGAGTAAAAACTCAAGTGAAGACACCCAATGGGTGATCAAGAAAAAACAAAATGAGAGACCCACCGTTAAGAGTGTGGAAGTCAAAAGAGAGATGAACAGCGCAAAAGAAAAAAGCACTAAGGATTCTACAAATATCCCCGCAAAAGGAATGAACACCTTAAAGCCCCACTCCAACCCTGTTAAAAACGAAGTGAGAAAAAAGAAGCCACTTAAAATTAAAAGAGTCACCGATAAACTTACGGCAAAACCAAAAAACTGCGCCAAAAGATATGTAGACCTAGAAATATCTTTAGAGAGAAAAATAAAAGCCGCTTGGCTTTCCAATTCTTCTTTGAGCAAAGAGGCTCCAGCAAGAACTGCTAAAAAGATGGCCCCCACCTGTGCTCCAGACAGACCAAAATTGATCGCTAGTCGAATCTCATCGTTAAACCCCAAGGGTCCAAGAAGTAAGCTTAATAAAGTCAGCAGAGTCCCAATGGTCAGACCCACATAATAAATCTTTTTATGTGATAAACTCACAAAGGTAAGATGGCTTAAGCTAATAAGTTTCTTTAACATCGGAACCCTCAAGTAACATTTTATAAATGGCCGTAAGCTCTTGGTTGTCAGGAGTGACAGACCAAATTCTATAATTCTGTTGAATGTAATTCTGCAAAGTCGGACCTAAGCTGTGTTCGGCTACAGTTTCAAAGTGCAACTCATTGCTGTCACTCTTTTTATATTGCACGCTAAAGGTGGTGGTCTTTACTAAACTCTTCACATCACCCATGTATCGAACTTGGCCTTGCCTGATCACCACCAAGAAGTCGCACACCTTTTGCACATCCTCTAGCAGGTGACTGGTCAGAAACACACTCTTCCCACTCTTCGCGTATTCATTCAGAGTGTTGACCGTACTCAAACGACTTTCGGGATCAAGACCATTAAAAGGTTCGTCTAAAATCAACAGGTCAGGCTGGGACAGGAGAGCTTGAGCTAGAGCCAAACGTTGATTCATCCCTTTAGAAAATCCCTTGCAACGACGATCTTTAACATAAGCTAAATCCACCAGTTCTAAAGTTTCCAAAATTCTTTTTTCTTCAAAGTTAGACGTGATAGAGCCTACAAACTTTAAGATTTCAACTGGGGTTAAAAATCCAGGAAATTCAGGTTTTTCTGGTACATATCCCACTCTGGAGCGGGCTTTAGCATAAGGCTGATCGCCAAAAAATAGCACTCGCCCTTCTGTAGGGCTCACAAGATTGGTGGCGATTTTAATGAATGTGGATTTGCCAGAGCCATTGGGTCCCAAAAAGCAGGTGATGGTGCCTGCGGGCACTTCAAAGTTGAGACCTTTTAAGGCCTCGACTTTTTTTGATTGAAATCCCACATAAAAATTTTTTTTAACACCTTCTGCTTTCAGCACAGAATTCATAGTTGCAAACCTTTTTGAAGCGGATACACATCAAATGATCCCCTCTTTTGGTTTTGTAAGGCAAGTAAAAATGCTTGCGCCGCATCACTTTCTGTTAAACAAGGGATAGAGTAATCAATACAGCTGCGACGAATGCTAAAGCTGGCATCAATGGACTGCTTACCTGAGGTGGTGTTAATCACCAGACACACTTCCCCTGAACGAATTCGATCCACACAATGTGGACGGCCTTCATGAACCTTCTTCACTTTCAAACATTCAATTCCATGAGACTGAATGAAATCAGCAGTCCCTCCTGTAGCACTCAGAGTATAGCCCATATCCACAAGCTTTTTAATATCTGGCAACAGCTCTTGTTTGTCTTTGTCTCTTAAGCTTAAGAAAACTTCACCGCTATCTGGAAAAGTCAATCCCACAGAGATCATCGCTTTAAGTAGAGCCTCCGAATAATCCGTTCCCACTCCCATGCTTTCCCCTGTGGACTTCATTTCTGGTCCTAAAATTGAATCCGCATTGGGAAACTTTTTAAAGGGAAAGCTCACACCTTTGACCACAACTTTATCTAAAGACTCCTGCCAATTGAAAGTTTTTGTGAGTGGTAAACCCAAAATTGCTCTCATACCAATATCCACCAAAGGAATACGAGTCGCTTTAGACACAAAGGGCACTGTTCTTGAGCTTCGAGGGTTGGCTTCTAAAACATACACCTCATCATCTTTGACCGCGAGTTGTAAATTCAAAAACCCAATCACTTGCAAACGATCCGCAAGAGCAAGACTTAGCTCTTCAATTTTTTTCAAGGTTTCTGGCTTTAAACGTTGTGGGGGCATGACACCCATGCTGTCTCCACTGTGCACACCCGCAGCTTCAATATGTTCGATCACCCCACCTATGACCTTCCAGTCTTTGGCGCGCACGAGGTCCACGTCAATTTCTAAAGCACGTTCTAAAAACTGATCGATCAAACATGGGTGTTCAACATCTATGTCTTTTTTATACTTAGAAAAATAATCC
It contains:
- a CDS encoding PilN domain-containing protein; the protein is MIKVNLLRDRTQENLAIPANANQLSYGEILQRNKAGGPIKLGLELPPSMKLLIIVLPLISIIAVEKYTVSRNNNAISGLLQQLSRAERQREESREAVAKIRVRESELDASRTLLNDFRQIDKDRLLPIKVLDAIQDLLPFQVWLNNVQLERTGINVEGVAVSENDLTQFQQNLEASQYFNNILIYNQQELRNEVGRYVSFRLRAGIMEGSVSGR
- a CDS encoding pilus assembly protein PilM; translation: MALFGGSKKHYIGLDIGSDSVKAALVEVSTKKSTIHKFVIEKIPNNPLAEGEVIQPEALEPVIASVIKKLKLGKRKVNVGLVGSAVMVKKVSIPKVDDNMLSDQVRWEAEQYIPFDLGSVNLDYVTLEAQSNGDAETIDILIVAAQKNHLRKVVSAVEASGYKVGNVDVSGFAVANIFNYNYGDIHDQAVALLDIGAFFTHFVVVHRGEVIFCRDLPVGGSFFTQEIQTAAEISYFEAERFKVGPEGTMPDVAAQAIENALDSVCDQIQGSFEFFLNTTQGISLSHVFLTGGAAKTKGLAQALGRVLELPTDFLDPRRVLDIRPGALEDDEDEVALKGTVALGLSLRLEGDTDDQG
- a CDS encoding prepilin peptidase, with translation MEAGAMTLMGVYVLAFAFGACFGSFANVVIYRWPRELSLISPGSSCPHCQKKIKFYENIPIISWLFLKGRCSGCKERISIEYPLVELLTGLLFLAIFYKSGFTWTTLELCVFTAAAVPCFFIDYKHMFLPDIYTLSGIVIGILGSLINPELRTPFASLLGAILGGGFFYMTAVFYKKLRGIDGMGGGDIKLMAWLGALLGAQSLVFILMVSSVAGTLVGSYILFTQKKSSHNIAIPFGPFLIFSAYAYYFLMS
- a CDS encoding ABC transporter permease; translation: MLKKLISLSHLTFVSLSHKKIYYVGLTIGTLLTLLSLLLGPLGFNDEIRLAINFGLSGAQVGAIFLAVLAGASLLKEELESQAAFIFLSKDISRSTYLLAQFFGFAVSLSVTLLILSGFFFLTSFLTGLEWGFKVFIPFAGIFVESLVLFSFALFISLLTSTLLTVGLSFCFFLITHWVSSLEFLLKLSPSEYVKTVGPILLWILPNMEGLNWKSDLTYNEWDAASAYGASLLYGLSWVVIFLVLAIVVFEEKDLT
- a CDS encoding ABC transporter ATP-binding protein, which translates into the protein MNSVLKAEGVKKNFYVGFQSKKVEALKGLNFEVPAGTITCFLGPNGSGKSTFIKIATNLVSPTEGRVLFFGDQPYAKARSRVGYVPEKPEFPGFLTPVEILKFVGSITSNFEEKRILETLELVDLAYVKDRRCKGFSKGMNQRLALAQALLSQPDLLILDEPFNGLDPESRLSTVNTLNEYAKSGKSVFLTSHLLEDVQKVCDFLVVIRQGQVRYMGDVKSLVKTTTFSVQYKKSDSNELHFETVAEHSLGPTLQNYIQQNYRIWSVTPDNQELTAIYKMLLEGSDVKETY